Proteins encoded by one window of Tubulanus polymorphus chromosome 7, tnTubPoly1.2, whole genome shotgun sequence:
- the LOC141908726 gene encoding A-kinase anchor protein 7-like isoform X2, protein MSSQHIKRIRPNYFVALQVTNPQIHSALSDVQAQILAKCPEIEEAMVDIKTLHVTVMVLHVEKCEESFNRLKMAMDNCQSRIDQELGGQSLEITFKGLGHFKHNVLFASPVENENLLRLRKTAEFKAQNISSTDRDGKVFRPHLTILKLSDLSPKLRKKGIKRIEPELYAEFVGVEFGEDVFKSIQLCEMKRDEETGYYRIAYEVTLNKTNEKSKR, encoded by the exons ATG TCAAGTCAACATATAAAGAGAATCCGTCCAAACTATTTTGTAGCTTTGCAAGTCACCAACCCTCag ATCCATTCAGCATTGTCTGATGTACAGGCACAGATTTTGGCGAAATGTCCTGAAATCGAAGAAGCCATGGTCGATATTAAGACTTTGCATGTTACAGTTATGGTGCTTCATGTGGAGAAGTGTGAAGAGAGCTTCAACAG GTTAAAAATGGCAATGGACAATTGTCAATCGAGAATAGACCAGGAGCTTGGAGGCCAATCTTTGGAAATTACATTCAAAGGTCTTGGTCATTTCAAACATAATGTGCTGTTCGCATCTCCcgtagaaaatgaaaaccttCTTCGATTAAGGAAAACAGCAG AATTCAAAGcacaaaatatttctagtaCAGATAGAGATGGTAAAGTTTTCAGACCACATTTAACAATTCTTAAACTGTCCGATTTGTCGCCAAAGTTGAGAAAAAAAG gtataaaaagaattgaaccCGAATTGTACGCGGAGTTTGTCGGTGTTGAATTCGGTGAAGACGTTTTCAAAAGTATCCAGCTGTGTGAAATGAAGAGAGATGAAGAGACCGGTTACTACAGAATCGCTTACGAAGTTACTTTGAATAAAACTAATGAGAAATCTAAACGCTGA
- the LOC141908726 gene encoding A-kinase anchor protein 7-like isoform X1: protein MSSQHIKRIRPNYFVALQVTNPQIHSALSDVQAQILAKCPEIEEAMVDIKTLHVTVMVLHVEKCEESFNRLKMAMDNCQSRIDQELGGQSLEITFKGLGHFKHNVLFASPVENENLLRLRKTAECVNAEFKAQNISSTDRDGKVFRPHLTILKLSDLSPKLRKKGIKRIEPELYAEFVGVEFGEDVFKSIQLCEMKRDEETGYYRIAYEVTLNKTNEKSKR, encoded by the exons ATG TCAAGTCAACATATAAAGAGAATCCGTCCAAACTATTTTGTAGCTTTGCAAGTCACCAACCCTCag ATCCATTCAGCATTGTCTGATGTACAGGCACAGATTTTGGCGAAATGTCCTGAAATCGAAGAAGCCATGGTCGATATTAAGACTTTGCATGTTACAGTTATGGTGCTTCATGTGGAGAAGTGTGAAGAGAGCTTCAACAG GTTAAAAATGGCAATGGACAATTGTCAATCGAGAATAGACCAGGAGCTTGGAGGCCAATCTTTGGAAATTACATTCAAAGGTCTTGGTCATTTCAAACATAATGTGCTGTTCGCATCTCCcgtagaaaatgaaaaccttCTTCGATTAAGGAAAACAGCAG AATGTGTTAATGCAGAATTCAAAGcacaaaatatttctagtaCAGATAGAGATGGTAAAGTTTTCAGACCACATTTAACAATTCTTAAACTGTCCGATTTGTCGCCAAAGTTGAGAAAAAAAG gtataaaaagaattgaaccCGAATTGTACGCGGAGTTTGTCGGTGTTGAATTCGGTGAAGACGTTTTCAAAAGTATCCAGCTGTGTGAAATGAAGAGAGATGAAGAGACCGGTTACTACAGAATCGCTTACGAAGTTACTTTGAATAAAACTAATGAGAAATCTAAACGCTGA